One region of Microbacterium sp. M28 genomic DNA includes:
- a CDS encoding SMP-30/gluconolactonase/LRE family protein, which produces MTTPLEDAGILAPDAALERVHTGSVWAEGPLWVPGRARLRWSDIPNDCIREYDPATGETTVYAQGVEFTNGRTLDHDGSVLQCSHGRRRVERDTDGVVENIVDSWNGVRLNSPNDIVVDATGTIWFTDPAYGITQPREGHPGVREYGDHFVFRHDPATGRTSPVITDIEQPNGLAFSRDGRTLFVADSSDLRDIRAYDVQDGTRCKNGRVFAVLDAEDGHPDGIRIDVHDRLFSSSATGVIVFDPDGVEVGRIPVPETVANLCFGGRDGTDLYITATTSLYRIPTLTRG; this is translated from the coding sequence ATGACGACCCCTCTCGAGGATGCCGGCATCCTCGCTCCGGACGCCGCACTCGAGCGCGTGCACACCGGATCGGTCTGGGCCGAAGGGCCGCTCTGGGTCCCGGGTCGCGCCCGTCTGCGCTGGAGCGACATCCCGAACGACTGCATCCGCGAATACGATCCGGCGACCGGCGAGACGACCGTCTACGCGCAGGGAGTGGAGTTCACGAACGGACGGACGCTCGATCACGACGGCAGTGTGCTGCAGTGCTCGCACGGCCGTCGTCGGGTCGAGCGCGACACCGACGGCGTCGTCGAGAACATCGTCGATTCGTGGAACGGCGTTCGTCTGAACTCCCCCAACGACATCGTCGTCGACGCGACCGGGACGATCTGGTTCACCGACCCCGCGTACGGGATCACCCAGCCGCGCGAGGGGCACCCGGGCGTCCGCGAGTACGGCGACCATTTCGTCTTCCGCCACGACCCGGCCACCGGACGCACCAGCCCGGTCATCACCGACATCGAGCAGCCGAACGGGCTGGCGTTCTCCCGCGACGGCCGGACCTTGTTCGTCGCCGACTCCTCCGATCTCCGCGACATCCGGGCGTACGACGTCCAGGACGGCACGCGTTGCAAGAACGGCCGCGTCTTCGCGGTCCTGGATGCCGAGGACGGCCACCCCGACGGCATCCGCATCGATGTGCACGACAGGCTCTTCTCGTCCAGCGCGACGGGGGTCATCGTGTTCGACCCCGACGGCGTCGAGGTCGGCCGGATCCCCGTGCCGGAGACCGTCGCGAACCTCTGCTTCGGCGGCCGGGACGGCACCGATCTGTACATCACCGCGACGACGAGCTTGTACCGGATCCCGACGCTCACGCGCGGCTGA
- a CDS encoding LacI family DNA-binding transcriptional regulator: MTDTDATAGPAARPAGRAATITDVARLAGVAASTVSRALSNPDRVNAVTRQRIEEAAAELAYVPSSQARSLASGRTGTVALLVPDIANPFYFDLIRGSQRQLRAAGYTQLLVDTEESREVEADTLEIMRKSADGVILAASRLDEEQLIAAAARQPLVTVNRDLPDVPSVLIDTPTGVRQALTHLHSLGHRRIAYVAGPAGSWSSARRWEALQDAAAELEVDLTFLGPWAPNAAAGATAADSVASRDVTACIVFNDLLAIGMLKRLAQRGIRVPEDLSIVGTDDIFGSDFCHPPLTTVSAPIEEAGRVAVTMLLSRLSQGGTPRLRTVLPTYLRTRESSGPAPSNEEDAL, from the coding sequence ATGACCGACACCGACGCCACCGCCGGACCCGCGGCGCGCCCTGCCGGTCGTGCCGCGACGATCACGGACGTCGCCCGCCTCGCCGGGGTCGCGGCGTCGACCGTGTCACGCGCTCTGAGCAATCCGGACCGCGTCAACGCGGTCACCCGCCAGCGCATCGAGGAGGCGGCGGCAGAGCTCGCCTACGTCCCCAGCTCGCAGGCCCGATCGTTGGCGTCCGGACGCACCGGCACGGTGGCGCTGCTGGTCCCCGACATCGCGAACCCGTTCTATTTCGACCTGATCCGCGGCTCGCAGCGTCAACTGCGCGCAGCCGGCTACACTCAGCTGCTCGTGGACACCGAGGAGTCCCGCGAGGTCGAGGCCGACACGCTCGAGATCATGCGCAAGTCGGCGGACGGCGTGATCCTCGCGGCATCCCGTCTGGACGAGGAGCAGCTCATCGCGGCAGCCGCCCGGCAGCCGCTGGTCACCGTCAACCGCGACCTCCCCGACGTGCCCAGCGTGCTCATCGACACCCCGACCGGCGTCCGGCAGGCGCTCACCCACCTGCATTCACTCGGTCACCGGCGCATCGCGTACGTGGCCGGTCCCGCCGGATCCTGGTCGAGCGCCCGGCGCTGGGAGGCGCTGCAGGATGCCGCGGCTGAGCTCGAGGTGGACCTGACGTTCCTCGGACCGTGGGCCCCCAACGCCGCCGCCGGCGCGACGGCGGCCGACAGCGTCGCCTCGCGCGATGTGACGGCCTGCATCGTGTTCAACGACCTGCTCGCGATCGGGATGCTCAAACGGCTCGCGCAGCGCGGCATCCGCGTTCCCGAGGATCTGTCGATCGTCGGCACGGACGACATCTTCGGATCGGACTTCTGCCACCCTCCGCTGACGACCGTCTCGGCGCCGATCGAGGAGGCCGGCCGGGTCGCGGTGACCATGCTGCTGAGCCGACTGTCGCAGGGCGGCACTCCACGGCTGCGAACCGTCCTGCCCACCTATCTGCGCACCCGCGAGAGCAGCGGTCCTGCGCCGTCGAACGAAGAGGATGCCCTGTGA
- a CDS encoding MFS transporter — MFFINYLDRTAIGFAAPNGMNDDLALSAAQFGFASGVFFIGYIILEVPSNIALHKFGARRWLARIMVSWGIVALLFTWVQNFEQLVVLRFLLGVAEAGFFPGAILFLSLWVPAQYRGRILMLFYLAQPLTTVIGAPLAGALIQQHGIFFGLEGWRFMFLGVAIPAIVVGIIAWFYLKDKPADAKWLTRDEQIWLTDALETERKKTESTEKHVSVRFAFGSGRVWMLSFIYFGFIYGLYALAFFLPTIIEGFQEQSGVTYDVFQKGLITAVPYLPAAIVMYFWSRDAGKRGLKTWHIAAPAIAGAISIPLALFAGSPVATMAVITVTACAIFAALPNFWTLPTQFLTGVAAAAGVALINTIGNLAGFSAPYLTGAVHDWTGGYEVPMFIVGGFMLVSAILMIVLARSGRIRTADAPDAAITAETTR; from the coding sequence ATGTTCTTCATCAACTACCTCGACCGCACGGCCATCGGCTTCGCCGCCCCGAACGGCATGAACGACGATCTCGCGCTCAGCGCGGCTCAGTTCGGCTTCGCCTCCGGCGTCTTCTTCATCGGCTACATCATCCTCGAGGTGCCCTCGAACATCGCGCTGCACAAGTTCGGCGCCCGTCGCTGGCTCGCCCGCATCATGGTGAGCTGGGGCATCGTCGCCCTGCTGTTCACCTGGGTGCAGAACTTCGAACAGCTCGTCGTCCTCCGATTCCTGCTCGGTGTCGCCGAGGCCGGGTTCTTCCCCGGCGCGATCCTCTTCCTCAGCCTCTGGGTGCCCGCGCAGTACCGCGGACGCATCCTGATGCTGTTCTACCTGGCACAGCCCCTGACGACGGTGATCGGCGCCCCGCTGGCAGGCGCGCTCATCCAGCAGCACGGCATCTTCTTCGGCCTCGAGGGCTGGCGCTTCATGTTCCTGGGTGTCGCCATCCCCGCGATCGTGGTCGGGATCATCGCCTGGTTCTACCTCAAGGACAAGCCGGCCGACGCGAAGTGGCTGACCCGCGACGAGCAGATCTGGCTCACGGATGCCCTCGAGACCGAGCGCAAGAAGACCGAGTCCACCGAGAAGCACGTCTCGGTCCGTTTCGCCTTCGGCAGCGGCCGGGTCTGGATGCTGTCCTTCATCTACTTCGGCTTCATCTACGGCCTCTACGCGCTGGCATTCTTCCTGCCGACCATCATCGAAGGCTTCCAGGAGCAGTCCGGCGTGACATACGACGTCTTCCAGAAGGGTCTGATCACCGCGGTCCCGTATCTGCCGGCCGCGATCGTGATGTACTTCTGGTCGCGCGACGCCGGCAAGCGCGGTCTGAAGACCTGGCACATCGCCGCCCCGGCGATCGCGGGTGCGATCTCGATCCCGCTCGCGCTGTTCGCCGGCTCGCCCGTCGCGACGATGGCAGTGATCACGGTCACGGCGTGCGCAATCTTCGCCGCTCTGCCGAACTTCTGGACGCTGCCGACGCAGTTCCTCACCGGCGTCGCCGCCGCTGCTGGCGTCGCACTGATCAACACGATCGGCAACCTCGCCGGCTTCAGCGCGCCGTACCTCACCGGCGCCGTGCACGACTGGACCGGAGGCTACGAAGTGCCGATGTTCATCGTCGGAGGCTTCATGCTCGTCTCGGCGATCCTGATGATCGTGCTCGCCCGCAGCGGCCGCATCCGCACGGCGGACGCACCGGATGCCGCGATCACCGCGGAGACCACCCGATGA
- a CDS encoding nucleoside hydrolase — translation MINDDHRTRRVIIDSDVKNEADDQFALVHALLSPTLDIRGIIPAHFGTHRTTESLAESREELELLLRLLALDHPVPTADGAPHALPDERTPVDSPGARLIIEEARRTDAGPLYIAFLGPLTDMATALLLAPDIAGTDTTVIWIGGPPYGDIVSVGSWPEFNLKNDIASANVVLDSGIRVWQVPSNIYRQVNVSYAELEARVEPHGELGRYLAQQVVDFNSAHHRTAIESRSLGDSPAIALMLEPGCAAMRRQPRVRFTADGHYELGDPATEILVVESVDVRFLLEDMFHKIARHAG, via the coding sequence ATGATCAACGACGATCACCGGACGCGCCGCGTCATCATCGATTCCGACGTGAAGAACGAGGCGGACGACCAGTTCGCGCTGGTTCATGCGCTGCTGTCGCCGACGCTGGACATCCGCGGCATCATCCCCGCGCACTTCGGAACGCACCGCACGACCGAATCGCTCGCGGAGTCCCGCGAGGAGCTCGAGCTGCTGCTGCGTCTGCTGGCACTCGATCACCCGGTGCCGACCGCAGACGGTGCACCGCACGCGCTCCCGGATGAGCGCACTCCGGTCGACAGCCCCGGCGCGCGCCTCATCATCGAGGAGGCTCGGAGGACCGACGCCGGGCCGTTGTACATCGCGTTCCTGGGGCCGCTGACGGACATGGCCACTGCGCTGCTGCTCGCGCCGGACATCGCGGGCACCGACACCACGGTGATCTGGATCGGCGGACCGCCGTACGGAGACATCGTCTCCGTCGGCTCCTGGCCCGAGTTCAACCTCAAGAACGACATCGCCTCGGCGAACGTGGTGCTCGACTCCGGCATCCGGGTGTGGCAGGTGCCCTCGAACATCTATCGCCAGGTCAACGTCTCCTACGCGGAGCTGGAGGCGCGCGTCGAACCCCACGGCGAGCTGGGACGCTACCTGGCGCAGCAGGTCGTCGATTTCAACAGCGCGCACCACCGCACCGCGATCGAGTCCCGCTCGCTCGGGGACTCACCGGCCATCGCACTCATGCTCGAACCCGGTTGCGCGGCGATGCGCCGACAGCCGCGAGTGCGGTTCACCGCCGATGGGCACTATGAGCTCGGGGATCCGGCGACCGAGATCCTCGTGGTCGAGAGCGTCGACGTCCGGTTCCTCCTGGAGGACATGTTCCACAAGATCGCGCGCCACGCCGGCTGA
- the uxaC gene encoding glucuronate isomerase, with translation MRLAPSPDRLLPADPTTRAIARTLYESVSDAPILSPHGHVDAALLRDDLSFTDPADLLIVPDHYVLRLLHAHGIGLDALGRGSAGVEPREIWRRFASHWHVFAGTPVRAWFEDTLHSVIGLDEHPSATNADAQFDAISAWIADAASRPRALFDRFGIEVLATTDDPADALEAHAALRDDATFTGRVLPTFRPDRYFDPSAAGWPGALEQLHAASGIDTGTASGLIAALENRRAHFRALGATATDTGVVDAWATRLTPGGLERIHRAGLVGAATPDDATAYRRHMLWEMARMSSEDGLVMQLHPGVLRGHHRPTTERYGPDTGHDLPLFTRYTEPLRELLGDFGTNETFRMVLFTVDETSFTREIAPLAGFYPSVFAGAPWWFLDSPDGIRRFREGVTDSAGFYKTSGFIDDTRAYLSIPARHDVSRRMDAGWLATLVVTGRLDEEEAHTIAHDLVDAIPRSVFRL, from the coding sequence GTGAGACTCGCCCCCTCCCCTGATCGGCTCCTGCCGGCGGATCCCACGACGCGTGCGATCGCCCGCACGCTGTACGAGAGCGTCAGCGACGCGCCCATCCTGTCGCCGCACGGACACGTCGACGCGGCGCTGCTCAGGGACGACCTGTCGTTCACGGACCCGGCGGATCTGCTCATCGTCCCCGACCACTACGTGCTGCGCCTGCTGCATGCGCACGGCATCGGCCTGGACGCTCTGGGGCGCGGCTCCGCGGGTGTCGAGCCGCGCGAGATCTGGCGCCGCTTCGCGTCGCACTGGCACGTGTTCGCCGGCACACCGGTGCGTGCGTGGTTCGAGGACACGCTGCACTCCGTGATCGGATTGGACGAGCATCCGTCGGCGACGAACGCGGACGCCCAGTTCGACGCGATCTCGGCCTGGATCGCGGATGCCGCATCCCGCCCCCGCGCGCTCTTCGACCGCTTCGGGATCGAGGTGCTGGCCACGACGGACGACCCCGCCGACGCTCTGGAAGCCCACGCCGCCCTGCGCGACGATGCGACGTTCACCGGCCGCGTGCTGCCGACGTTCCGCCCGGATCGCTACTTCGATCCCTCAGCGGCGGGGTGGCCGGGCGCGCTCGAGCAGCTCCATGCCGCCAGCGGCATCGACACCGGCACGGCGTCGGGCCTCATCGCCGCGCTCGAGAACCGGCGTGCGCACTTCCGCGCGCTGGGCGCCACGGCGACCGATACCGGAGTCGTGGATGCCTGGGCGACGCGTCTCACCCCCGGAGGGCTGGAGCGCATCCACCGCGCGGGCCTCGTCGGTGCGGCGACGCCGGATGACGCCACCGCGTACCGCCGTCACATGCTGTGGGAGATGGCCCGGATGTCCAGCGAGGACGGCCTCGTCATGCAACTGCACCCCGGGGTGCTCCGCGGCCATCACCGCCCGACGACCGAACGGTACGGGCCCGACACCGGGCACGACCTGCCGCTGTTCACCCGGTACACCGAGCCGTTGCGTGAGCTGCTCGGCGATTTCGGGACGAACGAGACGTTCCGGATGGTGCTGTTCACCGTCGATGAGACGTCGTTCACCAGGGAGATCGCCCCCCTGGCCGGCTTCTACCCCTCGGTGTTCGCCGGGGCGCCGTGGTGGTTCCTGGACAGCCCGGACGGCATCCGCCGCTTCCGGGAGGGCGTCACCGATTCGGCCGGGTTCTACAAGACCAGCGGCTTCATCGACGACACGCGCGCGTATCTGTCGATCCCTGCGCGCCACGACGTCTCGCGCCGCATGGATGCCGGATGGCTGGCGACGCTCGTCGTCACCGGCCGTCTCGACGAGGAGGAGGCGCACACGATCGCGCACGACCTCGTCGATGCCATCCCGCGGAGCGTGTTCCGGCTCTGA
- a CDS encoding FadR/GntR family transcriptional regulator: protein MPAFPGDPVDDIAAALGALPSGTPVSEVARRLLDLFTGGSIAPGTRLPPERQLATTLGVGRSAVREALAALEILGIVDVRPGSGTYLRGAASELLPQTLRWGLLIGERNTAQLLELREGLEIFVARLAATRADAAMIARLEKDVARMHATIDDLGAFAKADLDFHHALAEAARNATLTDHLHVIRSLLQVYADRAVHDRAHAERATAEHEAVLAGVKAGDGDAAASAMAVHMATATQRLLAERAG, encoded by the coding sequence ATGCCCGCCTTTCCCGGAGATCCCGTCGACGACATCGCCGCCGCGCTCGGCGCGCTCCCGTCCGGGACACCGGTGTCCGAAGTCGCTCGCCGTCTGCTCGATCTGTTCACGGGCGGATCGATCGCGCCCGGCACGCGCCTGCCCCCCGAGCGGCAGCTTGCGACGACGCTCGGCGTCGGACGCTCGGCGGTGCGTGAGGCGCTCGCCGCGCTCGAGATCCTGGGCATCGTCGACGTGCGCCCGGGCTCCGGCACCTACCTCCGCGGCGCGGCCAGCGAGCTTCTGCCGCAGACCTTGCGCTGGGGGCTGCTGATCGGAGAGCGCAACACCGCGCAGCTGCTGGAGCTGCGCGAAGGGCTGGAGATCTTCGTGGCACGACTGGCCGCGACCAGAGCGGATGCCGCGATGATCGCGCGTCTCGAGAAGGACGTCGCCCGCATGCACGCCACGATCGACGACCTCGGCGCGTTCGCCAAAGCCGACCTCGACTTCCATCACGCGCTCGCCGAGGCCGCGCGCAACGCGACGCTCACCGACCACCTGCACGTGATCCGCTCCCTGCTGCAGGTCTACGCCGACCGTGCCGTCCATGACCGCGCGCACGCCGAGCGGGCCACGGCCGAGCACGAGGCGGTGCTGGCCGGTGTGAAGGCCGGAGACGGGGATGCCGCAGCATCCGCCATGGCCGTGCACATGGCCACCGCGACCCAGCGACTGCTGGCCGAACGAGCGGGCTGA